The following coding sequences are from one Diabrotica virgifera virgifera chromosome 2, PGI_DIABVI_V3a window:
- the LOC126880651 gene encoding probable enoyl-CoA hydratase echA8 — protein sequence MNTLKILNIRLNTLIRSMSTSNNVILVEKMGSITKIGINRPEKRNCVDSTTAKLLKDAIEEFENDNDSLVAVLYGTGGNFCSGFDLEELGNLESNSNVYNISETGLLGLPCHVKKPTVAAINGYAVAGGLELALMCDLRVMEETAVVGLYGRRFGVPITDGATVRLQAMIGLSRALDMILTGRSLNAEEAFQWGMANRIVACGTALGQAINLASSLVKFPQECLNVDRASAYNAAYNNVYQQLLHEERQNSQKVSVKSVVEGAKKFLSGLGRHGKTYNLTERTICDWEKEFRVDEDSKPKSKL from the exons ATgaatactttaaaaattttaaatatacgGCTTAATACATTAATTAGGAGCATGTCTACTTCGAATAATG TAATATTAGTAGAAAAAATGGGTAGCATAACAAAAATAGGCATAAACAGACCAGAAAAACGTAATTGTGTAGATTCTACGACAGCTAAACTCCTAAAAGATGCCATAGAAGAATTTGAAAATGATAATGATTCCTTAGTTGCTGTTCTTTATGGTACAGGGGGAAATTTTTGCTCAGGCTTTGATTTGGAAGAACTAGGAAACTTAGAAAGTAATTCGAATGTATATAATATCTCAGAAACAGGTTTACTC GGTCTTCCATGTCATGTTAAGAAACCCACAGTAGCTGCAATAAATGGCTATGCTGTAGCCGGTGGATTAGAACTAGCCTTAATGTGTGATCTAAGAGTTATGGAGGAAACTGCAGTAGTAGGATTATATGGAAGAAGATTtg GTGTACCGATAACAGATGGAGCAACAGTAAGGCTTCAAGCAATGATAGGATTATCTAGGGCTTTAGATATGATACTTACTGGAAGATCTCTGAATGCCGAAGAAGCTTTCCAGTGGGGTATGGCGAATAGAATTGTTGCATGTGGTACAG CTTTGGGTCAAGCCATAAACTTGGCATCATCACTGGTAAAGTTCCCGCAAGAATGTTTAAACGTTGATAGAGCCTCAGCATACAATGCAGCCTATAACAATGTCTACCAACAATTATTGCATGAAGAACGCCAAAATTCACAGAAAGTTTCAGTAAAAAGTGTAGTGGAAGGtgcaaaaaagtttttatcagGACTAGGAAGGCATGGGAAGACCTATAATTTAACAGAAAGGACTATTTGTGATTGGGAAAAGGAATTTAGAGTTGATGAGGACAGCAAACCAAAGAGTAAATTAtaa